From the genome of Paucidesulfovibrio longus DSM 6739, one region includes:
- a CDS encoding uracil-xanthine permease family protein — MQGNQLKFDVSEQPSFFLTLSLALTHVLLIFDGIIFVPNVLGKTAGLDHDALRFITFATILVAALFTFLQSRRKSRIGAGFILFCGSYSAFLACSLDAVNMGGLPLLASMSLLTVPVIFLYTYFIRHFRHIITPAVGGVVVLLIAISLVPIGLDLWAGAPDTLPEVRLARLGVGGVTVLILTLLMLFGNGKLKLWSPILALLGGYGAALAAGLLHFEHSAGAAWIGLPPLAWPGIETNITTLHTPLLLAFGMAMIASMIENTGNIMLVQQISKREFRRVSYDQVQAGLYGDGLSKVAAGLLGTAVPSIYCDNLPLIEITGAASRRIGTFGAAILLALAFMPKISGIILDMPGPVIGGLLIVIASMLFHAGIGLVTMNRLGNQHGIILGLALTVGLVAESGSYFPGVVPASLAPLLENSVAVGGFTAFFLSTLAYLAPKKSVQGSFRAVPGELAGVQEMIAAGQKRLGISDQDMMRLSLCCEEVFMHMAGPDAGAVEDEERRLTLRVSRTEDGIFTEAACGHKMDDINNFAPPDSLLLARPEELQQLGLLLFSEFAREPKHVEISGYSYISFLL, encoded by the coding sequence ATGCAAGGCAACCAGCTCAAATTCGACGTCTCCGAACAGCCCTCCTTTTTTCTCACGCTCTCGCTCGCGCTCACGCACGTCCTGCTGATCTTCGACGGCATCATCTTCGTGCCCAACGTGCTCGGCAAAACCGCCGGACTCGACCACGACGCCCTGCGCTTCATCACCTTCGCCACCATCCTCGTGGCCGCGCTCTTCACGTTTCTGCAGAGCCGACGAAAATCCAGAATCGGCGCAGGGTTCATCCTCTTCTGCGGCTCCTACAGCGCCTTCCTGGCCTGCTCTCTCGACGCCGTGAACATGGGCGGGCTGCCCCTGCTGGCGAGCATGTCCCTGCTCACGGTCCCGGTCATCTTCCTCTACACCTACTTCATACGCCACTTCCGGCACATCATCACCCCGGCCGTGGGCGGCGTGGTCGTGCTGCTCATCGCCATCTCCCTGGTGCCCATCGGCCTGGATCTCTGGGCCGGAGCGCCGGACACCCTGCCGGAGGTCCGCCTCGCCCGCCTGGGCGTGGGCGGGGTCACCGTGCTGATCCTGACCCTGCTGATGCTCTTCGGCAACGGCAAGCTCAAGCTCTGGAGTCCCATCCTGGCCCTGCTCGGAGGCTACGGAGCCGCCCTGGCCGCCGGGCTGCTGCATTTCGAGCATTCGGCCGGAGCGGCCTGGATCGGCCTGCCGCCCCTGGCCTGGCCCGGAATCGAAACCAACATCACCACGCTGCACACCCCGCTGCTCCTGGCCTTCGGCATGGCCATGATCGCCAGCATGATCGAGAACACAGGCAACATCATGCTCGTGCAGCAGATCTCGAAGCGCGAGTTCCGGCGGGTTTCCTACGATCAGGTCCAGGCCGGACTGTACGGCGACGGCCTGAGCAAGGTGGCGGCGGGTCTGCTGGGCACGGCCGTGCCTTCCATCTACTGCGACAACCTGCCCCTGATCGAAATCACCGGAGCCGCCTCCCGGCGCATCGGCACCTTCGGCGCGGCCATCCTGCTCGCCCTGGCCTTCATGCCCAAGATCAGCGGCATCATCCTGGACATGCCCGGCCCGGTCATCGGCGGCCTGCTCATCGTCATCGCCTCCATGCTCTTCCACGCGGGCATCGGCCTCGTGACCATGAACCGGCTCGGCAACCAGCACGGCATCATCCTCGGACTCGCGCTGACCGTGGGGCTCGTGGCCGAGAGCGGCAGCTACTTCCCCGGCGTGGTTCCGGCCTCCCTGGCTCCTCTGCTGGAAAACAGCGTGGCCGTGGGCGGGTTCACCGCGTTCTTTCTGAGCACCCTGGCCTACCTCGCGCCCAAGAAGAGCGTGCAGGGCAGCTTTCGCGCCGTGCCCGGCGAGCTGGCCGGCGTGCAGGAAATGATCGCCGCCGGGCAAAAACGACTCGGCATCTCCGACCAGGACATGATGCGCCTTTCGCTCTGCTGCGAGGAGGTCTTCATGCACATGGCCGGGCCGGACGCCGGAGCCGTGGAGGACGAGGAACGCAGGCTGACCCTGCGCGTTTCCAGAACCGAGGACGGCATCTTCACGGAGGCGGCCTGCGGACACAAGATGGACGACATCAACAACTTCGCACCGCCGGACAGCCTGCTGCTGGCGCGGCCGGAAGAACTCCAGCAGCTCGGCCTGCTGCTCTTCTCGGAATTCGCCCGCGAGCCGAAGCACGTCGAGATTTCAGGCTACTCCTACATCTCCTTCCTGCTCTGA
- a CDS encoding choice-of-anchor A family protein, with the protein MDRKKIITPLLLAALLVLAAASAQADSYGLGVAGDFNTFIFNDFQGSSDTEGKLAVGGNAVLEHYSVGDKLSSGSGDVLVVGGDLTYTGGRVYNGDIRVGGSLYGPGYDLSDGETYTGATLPFSFSSAQAQLTSLSQSLSQAAATGSSTYQWGTVTLVGTGATVEVFNLDGQQLLDADNLTFSGVADGATVVVNVSGANSGFTNMGMQAFSDRNEKVLFNFYEATNLIISGVAVEGSILAPLAHVDAQNGVIYGQTVASSWSGPAQQNYAPFDGTLPTPIPGAVWLLGSGLLGLAGLRRVRTRS; encoded by the coding sequence ATGGACAGAAAGAAGATCATCACCCCCCTGCTGCTCGCGGCCCTGCTGGTCCTGGCTGCGGCTTCGGCCCAGGCCGACAGCTACGGGCTCGGCGTTGCTGGAGATTTCAATACCTTCATCTTCAACGATTTTCAGGGATCCTCGGATACCGAGGGCAAGCTCGCCGTGGGCGGCAACGCCGTGCTCGAGCATTACAGCGTGGGCGACAAGCTCTCCTCCGGCTCGGGCGACGTGCTCGTGGTCGGCGGCGACCTGACCTACACCGGAGGCCGGGTCTACAACGGCGACATCCGCGTGGGCGGCTCCCTGTACGGTCCGGGCTACGACCTCTCCGACGGCGAGACCTACACCGGAGCGACCCTGCCCTTCAGCTTCTCCTCGGCCCAGGCCCAGCTCACCTCCCTGTCCCAGAGCCTGTCCCAGGCGGCCGCCACGGGCAGCTCCACCTACCAGTGGGGCACCGTCACCCTGGTGGGCACGGGCGCCACGGTCGAGGTCTTCAACCTGGACGGGCAGCAGCTTCTCGACGCCGACAACCTGACCTTCAGCGGCGTGGCGGACGGGGCCACCGTGGTCGTGAACGTGTCCGGAGCGAACTCGGGCTTCACCAACATGGGCATGCAGGCCTTCTCGGACAGGAACGAGAAGGTGCTCTTCAACTTCTACGAGGCCACGAACCTGATCATTTCCGGCGTGGCCGTGGAAGGCAGCATCCTGGCCCCCCTGGCGCACGTGGACGCGCAGAACGGCGTGATCTACGGCCAGACCGTGGCTTCGTCCTGGTCCGGGCCTGCCCAGCAGAACTACGCTCCCTTCGACGGCACCCTGCCCACGCCCATTCCCGGCGCGGTCTGGCTGCTCGGATCCGGGCTGCTCGGCCTGGCGGGCCTGCGCCGCGTCCGCACCCGGAGCTGA
- a CDS encoding response regulator, giving the protein MRILLVEDNLLNALALKRILERRGHEILHADGGRKALEILDSSGFDLVLMDLMMPDMDGYETARRIRGMEGEKSRVPIVAVTALLASQALERCLRAGMNSFLTKPVDEEHFRDVAERLGPSPCEP; this is encoded by the coding sequence GTGCGAATTCTGCTTGTCGAAGACAATCTGCTCAATGCCCTGGCGTTGAAACGCATTCTCGAACGCCGGGGGCATGAGATCCTGCACGCCGACGGCGGGCGGAAAGCACTGGAAATACTCGATTCCTCCGGCTTCGACCTCGTGCTCATGGATCTGATGATGCCGGACATGGACGGCTACGAAACCGCGCGGCGCATCCGCGGGATGGAAGGGGAGAAATCCCGCGTGCCCATCGTGGCGGTCACGGCCCTGCTGGCCTCGCAGGCCTTGGAGCGCTGCCTTCGGGCCGGGATGAACTCGTTTCTGACCAAACCCGTGGACGAGGAACATTTCCGGGACGTGGCCGAACGGCTCGGCCCTTCGCCCTGCGAGCCGTGA
- a CDS encoding Hsp20/alpha crystallin family protein: MPDLKIWSSREINRLKRDMNRLFESLCIDYGLPGTFCQEEMEVEEDDREIRVRLAVPGLCPDDMEVKVTQYGLEISGRREVAGPEGRREERFTRHLGLPCRVLPGEVKAVHKEGTLRVVLPKCTDNQCRSIDIVKE; encoded by the coding sequence ATGCCCGACCTGAAAATCTGGAGCAGCCGGGAGATCAACAGGCTCAAGCGCGACATGAACCGGCTTTTCGAGAGCCTGTGCATCGATTACGGCCTGCCCGGCACCTTTTGCCAGGAAGAGATGGAAGTGGAGGAGGACGACCGGGAGATCCGCGTGCGGCTGGCCGTGCCCGGCCTTTGCCCGGACGACATGGAAGTGAAGGTCACGCAGTACGGCCTGGAAATATCCGGCCGCCGCGAAGTGGCCGGCCCGGAGGGCCGCAGGGAGGAGCGCTTCACGCGCCATCTCGGCCTGCCCTGCCGGGTGCTGCCCGGCGAGGTCAAGGCCGTCCACAAGGAAGGAACCCTGCGGGTCGTCCTGCCCAAGTGCACGGACAACCAATGCCGAAGCATCGACATCGTCAAGGAGTGA
- a CDS encoding deoxyribonuclease IV, whose protein sequence is MTGPLLGAHMSVSGGLHKAVERIRSVDGTALQIFTRNQRQWKAAPVSGEEAAQWKRAVRDWGPYPVASHASYLINLANPDPDKAERSVNAFAQELLRCAALEIPFAVMHPGSHLGAGVAEGLAAFAVNLDRALELAGELAQEPAQKLDGNKAESVSVLLETTSGQGTNLGADFAHLAEIMERSRHAHRLGVCLDTCHVFAAGYDLRTPEALGATLDELDRAVGLARLRFVHVNDSKTPLGSKKDRHEHIGQGEIGLSGFAALMNEPRLAGLPLVLETDKEDDLADDVRNMNILRGLTR, encoded by the coding sequence ATGACCGGACCGCTCCTGGGAGCGCACATGTCCGTTTCCGGCGGGCTGCACAAGGCCGTGGAGCGCATCCGCTCCGTGGACGGCACGGCCTTGCAGATCTTCACGCGCAACCAGCGCCAGTGGAAGGCCGCGCCCGTGTCCGGCGAAGAAGCCGCGCAATGGAAGCGCGCCGTGCGCGACTGGGGGCCGTATCCCGTGGCCTCCCACGCCTCCTACCTCATCAATCTGGCCAACCCGGACCCGGACAAGGCGGAACGGAGCGTCAACGCCTTCGCGCAGGAGCTGCTGCGCTGCGCCGCGCTGGAGATTCCCTTCGCGGTCATGCATCCCGGCTCGCACCTGGGCGCGGGCGTTGCCGAGGGGCTGGCCGCCTTTGCCGTGAACCTGGACCGCGCCTTGGAACTGGCAGGAGAGCTGGCCCAGGAACCGGCTCAAAAATTGGACGGCAACAAGGCCGAATCCGTTTCCGTGCTCCTGGAAACCACGTCCGGCCAGGGCACCAACCTCGGCGCGGACTTCGCGCACCTCGCCGAGATCATGGAACGTTCCCGCCACGCGCATCGCCTCGGCGTCTGCCTGGACACCTGCCACGTCTTTGCCGCCGGGTACGACCTGCGCACGCCCGAAGCCCTGGGCGCGACCCTGGACGAGCTGGACCGGGCCGTGGGCCTTGCGCGGCTGCGCTTCGTGCACGTCAACGACAGCAAGACCCCGCTCGGCTCGAAAAAAGACCGCCACGAGCACATCGGACAGGGCGAGATCGGCCTTTCCGGCTTTGCCGCGCTGATGAACGAGCCTCGCCTCGCCGGGCTGCCCCTGGTGCTGGAAACGGACAAGGAGGACGACCTGGCCGACGACGTGCGGAACATGAACATTCTGCGAGGGCTCACCCGCTGA
- a CDS encoding rubredoxin-like domain-containing protein → MQGNGIQRLAEAFVNESAAAARSEIAALKARSEGLLQAERLFKALGVAQKVHAEKCLMILRGKVESTGENLAELLDSLEKSAAHYKEALDCLASCPGPAGGFLDQFRRTALNHAGLARKLDEEKPAAYHVCTVCGFVAEGVAPERCPVCQAVPERFASVE, encoded by the coding sequence ATGCAAGGAAACGGAATTCAGCGACTGGCCGAGGCTTTTGTGAACGAATCCGCTGCGGCGGCCCGCTCGGAAATCGCCGCGCTCAAGGCGCGCTCCGAGGGACTGCTCCAGGCCGAGCGGCTCTTCAAGGCTCTGGGCGTGGCCCAGAAGGTTCATGCGGAAAAGTGCCTGATGATCCTGCGCGGCAAGGTCGAGAGCACCGGGGAGAACCTCGCGGAGCTTCTCGACTCCCTGGAGAAATCCGCCGCGCACTACAAGGAAGCGCTGGACTGCCTCGCGAGCTGTCCCGGCCCGGCCGGAGGATTTCTGGACCAGTTCCGGCGCACGGCCCTGAACCACGCCGGGCTCGCGCGCAAGCTGGACGAGGAAAAACCCGCAGCCTATCACGTCTGCACGGTTTGCGGCTTCGTGGCCGAGGGCGTCGCCCCGGAGCGCTGCCCGGTCTGCCAGGCCGTGCCCGAGCGCTTCGCCTCGGTGGAGTGA